The proteins below come from a single Chryseobacterium bernardetii genomic window:
- a CDS encoding NADH-quinone oxidoreductase subunit N, which produces MSVLIIVFLTAVIALFSGVFEQGKFARYIGILGLIIALYVSFMPECSFFDQYKHMYEYSANTALFTKLSIVTTLLLFFLGGFAFSNHRSHQSELYALMLFALCGGIVLFGYQNLVTMFLGVEILSIPLYVMAGANKTDLRSNEASIKYFLMGAFATGFLLFGIAFIYGSAGSFDLYKIHDFGVANASNVMFILGVLLILCALAFKVALAPFHMWSPDVYAGSPSLITAFMASVVKISGFFALFRLMTIGFTGVTHEWINVLGVFLIITLLLANVMGLAQTNAKRMLAYSSVSHAGYIGLVFFGMTSLSTYNLAFYLFAYALSTVGVFMCLIWVEKLKRETSFGAFKGLAKTEPLLATAAAISMLSMAGVPLTAGFMGKFALFSQAMNGAAFLVLVAVLGSALSIAYYLRLIIAMFFFKESTFKSSEKVTLTYNIVAVFVIVAIIVLGIFPDLFAKVFGL; this is translated from the coding sequence ATGAGTGTTTTAATTATTGTTTTCCTAACGGCAGTTATTGCGTTATTTTCAGGAGTTTTCGAGCAGGGAAAATTCGCAAGATACATTGGGATTTTGGGTTTAATCATCGCATTGTACGTAAGCTTTATGCCTGAATGTTCGTTCTTCGATCAATACAAGCATATGTATGAATACAGTGCCAATACTGCATTATTCACTAAATTATCCATTGTAACAACCTTATTGTTATTCTTCCTGGGAGGTTTTGCATTCAGCAATCACAGAAGCCACCAATCAGAACTATATGCATTGATGTTATTTGCATTATGTGGAGGAATTGTTCTTTTCGGATACCAGAACCTGGTAACCATGTTCTTAGGTGTTGAGATCCTTTCTATCCCGTTATATGTAATGGCTGGTGCGAACAAAACTGATCTGAGATCAAACGAAGCTTCAATTAAATATTTTCTAATGGGTGCATTCGCGACAGGTTTCTTACTTTTCGGAATTGCATTTATCTACGGAAGTGCCGGAAGCTTTGATTTATATAAAATCCATGACTTTGGAGTTGCAAACGCTTCAAACGTAATGTTCATCTTAGGAGTATTGCTTATCCTTTGTGCATTGGCATTTAAAGTAGCATTAGCACCTTTCCATATGTGGAGCCCTGATGTATATGCAGGTTCCCCTTCATTAATTACAGCATTCATGGCAAGTGTGGTAAAGATTTCAGGTTTCTTTGCATTATTCAGATTAATGACGATCGGATTTACCGGAGTTACCCACGAATGGATTAATGTTTTGGGAGTATTCTTAATCATCACTCTATTATTGGCAAACGTTATGGGTCTTGCTCAGACGAATGCAAAAAGAATGTTGGCTTACTCTTCCGTATCTCACGCAGGATACATCGGGTTGGTATTCTTCGGAATGACAAGCCTTTCTACTTATAACTTAGCGTTCTATTTATTCGCTTATGCTTTATCTACAGTAGGAGTTTTCATGTGTCTGATCTGGGTAGAGAAATTAAAAAGAGAAACGTCTTTCGGGGCTTTCAAAGGATTGGCAAAAACAGAACCTTTATTGGCAACAGCAGCAGCTATCTCTATGCTATCAATGGCAGGAGTTCCGCTAACAGCTGGTTTCATGGGGAAATTTGCTTTATTCTCTCAGGCAATGAACGGAGCAGCTTTCTTAGTATTAGTAGCTGTTTTAGGGTCTGCCCTATCTATTGCTTACTATTTAAGATTAATTATCGCGATGTTCTTCTTTAAAGAATCAACATTCAAATCATCAGAGAAAGTAACGCTTACTTACAATATTGTA